In the Primulina tabacum isolate GXHZ01 chromosome 7, ASM2559414v2, whole genome shotgun sequence genome, CTAGATCATTAAAACTAATTTGTTAATCCAGTACACTAACACCTGATCAGTGGAAATATTGTTGACAATCCCATGACTAGTGAGTTTGTAGGAATTAGACAAATTGACATGCTGCAATAAGTTTGAGGATTTTATGCTGCTTGTAATATATCCTGGCACTAGTAAAATGTCAAGTTGTTCTTTATATGTAAGGCTCTATTTTGACGGATACTTATGAaaccatttttttttataaaaatatttttacaaatttttatgaaaagtttCAAAAGTTGTTTTAAGAAGAAATATGTGTTTGgacaattattttataaaaatgtttttacgATTAAAAAGCAACATGTTTTGATTTCAATTATTTCTTTCATTTCTAAAAACATTTCTCAATTGTTatttaaaactgtatttttataacaattttaaaaaaaaattaatcgctttacgaaaatatttttaaaaatataaaaatgttattcGAATACATACTTTAAATTTTTTCACTTGTAAAACGCTAAACATAACCTTATTGTCTACTGTTAATGTTGAAACTACTTTTCTTGTCTTAAACCAAAACGAAAAATCATTTTGTTTGAATTCGAGTATGTATCGATAACTGGTTTGAAGTATGCATGTTTTGACAACTCCCTGTTTAGTGTTTTCAATCAGCCCATTTGGTTGAATTTTGTCCTAACAAGTAACAAaaactgaaaaaggaaaaactATGAAATAATTAAGAGAAGAGGTTACATCTGAATTCGtatatgttatatatattatgtaggtatatatcatcaaaccGGTGGCCTAGGTGGAAAATTGTAGTTTAGCAAATGAATCTGTTGAACCTGCAAGTGTTTTAGAGCCACGCCGTTACACCTTCTCTTCCAAATATTTATCTCATCCTCAGCGGACCCCTAGCGGCGGTGCCGCCCTATGCACCACTGGCAAAGGCGGATCAAGGTCACCTATATCCACCACCTTAACACAACCTTCACCACAGCCATTAGTCTCTAACTTTATAATCGTCGTCTCTGCGTTTGTTCTGCAGCCTCTGATTCCACTTTTGGCTCCGTTATTGGTGGTTGTGGGCAAAATGGTTTTGCTAGAAAAGAGTTTTCTCGGTTTGGTCGACTTGTGGTAGTTGGCTGATGGAGCGGGGTGGCCAAGCACTCTGCTGTTTCTCTTGACTTGTCCTATGCAACTGACTTTGGGTGATGCAGGTTCTTCCACTGATGTATGATCTTTCCGGTGATTGTTTACT is a window encoding:
- the LOC142550747 gene encoding uncharacterized protein LOC142550747, encoding MFCRLSIKDIKVNNHRKDHTSVEEPASPKVSCIGQVKRNSRVLGHPAPSANYHKSTKPRKLFSSKTILPTTTNNGAKSGIRGCRTNAETTIIKLETNGCGEGCVKVVDIGDLDPPLPVVHRAAPPLGVR